From Anaerohalosphaera lusitana, one genomic window encodes:
- a CDS encoding LamG-like jellyroll fold domain-containing protein, whose protein sequence is MKRLCFCILTAAVFMAAPCWATLDDPAISDPSFENDTWDGSWFNRTRYFSIDSDTQETIPDTPYGEYWVKFGNSSWIFQQIGTWEPDMYLDISMISGKEAGMNYGGLKISLFAGGDPSVAADAGDNDVPPDNLVNVVGATLVAESQQFDYPNGDDMGTFDVAVTLNTGTEGTVGDPLWLLVQSASSQKTLVDNVSVKLPEAAIQPYPASGEQRAPIDADLDWSAPPVGTVQKYVLTYRNDPNFTEPGNTVVDPVTPPYDMGTMPYDTPYYWRVDVVNNLGETIQGYVWDFETVPEIPVFDQQPQGQLVADDGTEDATFTVGGLNITNYQWLKDGAAITAANASGVNTDTLTVSGAALADEGTYTCLVDNGQGDSLESEPALLMTKRLVAEYDFENNLADSQGNLGDGVIVDPNTADPNVPDISYTTGVVGSSALLFNSSEDPGYDPGVVEMPASAGKLNFYDLGVTVSAWVKFNSPETSYMGTIVTCRDEELGYNWFLNRYYGNARWRTTGLATSTSDLEVDLRDGQWHLFTGVYDPDAQQTAVYVDGLLAATTDGAATPANLESQAILRVGGRYITEELGIDRALEDTAVDDLKVYSYRLDPVDIAVEYTDVMGGSLCIDDEGLEYDFNDDCEIDLADVAIFVDQWLNCRIVPDCIN, encoded by the coding sequence ATGAAAAGATTATGTTTTTGTATCCTGACAGCGGCAGTATTTATGGCCGCACCGTGTTGGGCGACGCTCGATGACCCGGCCATCTCGGATCCGAGCTTTGAGAACGATACGTGGGATGGCAGTTGGTTCAATCGCACCAGGTATTTTTCTATTGATTCCGACACCCAGGAGACCATACCTGACACACCCTATGGCGAATACTGGGTAAAGTTCGGTAATTCAAGCTGGATATTCCAGCAGATCGGTACCTGGGAACCAGACATGTATCTGGACATTTCAATGATCAGCGGTAAAGAAGCCGGCATGAACTACGGCGGGCTGAAGATAAGTCTGTTCGCAGGCGGCGACCCATCAGTCGCGGCTGATGCGGGCGACAATGATGTACCGCCGGACAACCTGGTCAATGTCGTCGGAGCTACTCTTGTCGCAGAATCACAGCAGTTCGATTATCCCAACGGCGATGATATGGGCACCTTTGATGTGGCTGTCACACTCAACACCGGCACCGAAGGAACAGTGGGTGACCCTCTGTGGCTGCTTGTTCAGTCAGCAAGCTCGCAGAAAACACTGGTAGACAATGTATCGGTCAAACTGCCTGAAGCAGCCATCCAGCCCTACCCTGCCAGCGGTGAGCAGCGTGCACCCATCGACGCAGATCTGGACTGGTCCGCACCCCCTGTCGGCACAGTGCAGAAGTATGTACTGACCTACCGCAATGATCCAAACTTCACCGAGCCCGGCAATACGGTAGTTGACCCCGTAACACCGCCATATGATATGGGCACAATGCCTTATGATACGCCGTACTACTGGCGTGTAGACGTCGTGAACAATCTTGGTGAAACCATTCAGGGTTATGTATGGGACTTCGAAACAGTTCCCGAGATACCCGTATTCGACCAGCAGCCGCAGGGACAGCTCGTTGCAGACGACGGTACGGAAGACGCTACTTTTACAGTTGGCGGATTGAACATCACAAATTATCAGTGGCTCAAAGACGGCGCAGCTATTACTGCGGCTAACGCTTCGGGCGTAAACACTGACACACTGACTGTAAGCGGTGCAGCACTGGCCGACGAAGGCACTTACACCTGTCTGGTTGACAACGGTCAGGGCGACTCGCTCGAGTCCGAGCCCGCACTGCTGATGACAAAGCGTCTTGTAGCTGAGTACGATTTCGAGAACAACCTCGCTGATTCGCAGGGCAATCTTGGCGACGGCGTGATCGTCGATCCAAACACCGCGGATCCCAATGTTCCGGACATCAGCTATACGACTGGTGTTGTCGGAAGCAGCGCCCTCCTGTTCAACAGCAGTGAAGATCCGGGCTATGATCCGGGCGTAGTTGAGATGCCCGCCAGTGCTGGTAAGCTCAACTTCTACGACCTTGGTGTAACAGTAAGCGCGTGGGTCAAGTTCAATAGCCCCGAAACCTCTTACATGGGCACCATAGTGACATGCCGGGACGAAGAGCTGGGCTACAACTGGTTCCTGAACCGCTACTACGGCAACGCACGCTGGAGAACCACTGGTCTTGCAACAAGTACCAGCGATCTGGAAGTGGACCTGCGTGACGGTCAGTGGCACCTGTTCACAGGTGTTTATGACCCTGATGCTCAGCAGACTGCTGTATATGTAGACGGTTTGCTGGCAGCTACAACTGACGGTGCCGCAACGCCCGCCAATCTTGAGTCACAAGCTATTCTGCGTGTCGGCGGACGTTACATCACTGAAGAGCTTGGTATCGACCGAGCACTCGAGGATACCGCGGTTGACGACCTGAAGGTTTACAGCTATCGGCTCGATCCAGTTGATATCGCCGTTGAATACACTGACGTAATGGGCGGTTCGCTGTGTATTGACGATGAAGGACTTGAATACGACTTCAATGATGACTGCGAAATAGATCTCGCGGATGTCGCTATTTTTGTTGATCAGTGGCTCAATTGCAGGATCGTTCCTGATTGTATTAACTAA
- a CDS encoding PEP-CTERM sorting domain-containing protein → MMKRLVFCVTLALLILGMNTSAGAALTGVSDPSFESDTWDDGWFERGPYTGLQSDTDPAYPETPYGEMWMQFGNQSWMFQQIGTWEADMSLDIRMLSGKVAGKSYGGLKISLFAGGDASLASDAGDNDVPPDNLVNVVGATMIAESQQFDYPNGDDMGTFEVNVSLNTGSTGTEGDPLWLLVQSQGRQKVLVDNVAVTPEPATISLLAAGLFGITRRRRKA, encoded by the coding sequence ATGATGAAAAGGTTAGTATTTTGTGTCACGTTGGCATTGCTCATTTTGGGCATGAACACATCGGCCGGTGCCGCACTGACGGGTGTTTCGGACCCCAGCTTCGAGAGCGATACCTGGGATGACGGCTGGTTTGAGAGAGGTCCTTACACTGGCTTGCAATCTGACACCGACCCTGCATACCCGGAAACACCTTATGGAGAAATGTGGATGCAGTTCGGTAATCAGAGCTGGATGTTCCAGCAGATAGGCACCTGGGAAGCAGACATGTCCCTAGATATCCGCATGCTAAGCGGCAAGGTAGCAGGAAAAAGCTACGGCGGGTTGAAGATAAGCCTGTTCGCAGGCGGCGACGCCTCGCTTGCTTCTGATGCGGGCGACAATGACGTACCACCGGACAATCTGGTAAACGTCGTTGGTGCCACCATGATCGCAGAGTCTCAGCAGTTCGACTATCCAAACGGCGATGACATGGGGACCTTCGAGGTTAATGTCTCTCTGAACACAGGATCAACCGGCACAGAAGGCGATCCGCTGTGGTTGCTTGTTCAGTCACAAGGCAGGCAGAAAGTGCTGGTGGATAACGTAGCAGTAACACCTGAGCCTGCAACCATTTCACTACTGGCGGCAGGTCTGTTCGGCATCACTCGCCGCAGACGTAAAGCGTAG
- a CDS encoding LamG-like jellyroll fold domain-containing protein gives MNTRHEQLKELFDLFEGAREERLTEKEFARLDHLVATDEFSCRLYVKYMNMCSDLRHFEYLDQNCTSEEPCEFCDPKEFNYILRALAAEEKNAEVYEDLAVKDEQEQHVIATVHDYPHEREYAKWPIVTFAVSAAAMLMLAVIILFVPGTPEIVAYVGDSVDTSWQIGHPDQNNMDAMREGSYSLGDGLLEMDFLNGAEVVVEGPASFELSTTSRMKLSAGKMYARVDGSISEFVVETPDGLVVDRGTEFGVNVNPETATTETHVYKGRVDLFADKNATSSKMLSLMGGQAGKVSKGRLQTVSLKREHFKTFVPSEYERYARSLKPAVYWRFEPGAAQSLTDLLDRSRVNIKYKGTIDLVSGPFGPEVPECAAAKLHGDESLISVPAAGIRSGPDERLTQTSYSYSLWIRADKLAPQLILSSTNRAKVRYRLITIDEDGKIAYVWYKTRKDPELASISSKEPLKPTKWYHTVITVDGKGYGQLYINGELQSQLKRLDAQYFAAKFYGNWQLGFNPRLSDEMPQLQSFDGAISEITEYDRILSPVEISKLYKAGIESMN, from the coding sequence ATGAACACCCGTCACGAACAATTGAAAGAACTTTTTGATCTGTTCGAAGGAGCTCGCGAAGAGAGGCTTACAGAGAAGGAATTCGCGCGACTCGATCACCTGGTCGCCACTGACGAATTCTCGTGCAGGCTGTATGTGAAGTACATGAACATGTGTTCTGATCTCAGGCATTTTGAATACCTCGATCAGAATTGTACGAGTGAAGAACCTTGTGAGTTTTGTGATCCGAAAGAATTCAACTATATACTGAGGGCTCTTGCTGCTGAAGAAAAGAACGCAGAGGTTTACGAAGATCTGGCGGTCAAAGATGAACAGGAGCAACATGTCATAGCAACCGTTCATGATTATCCTCATGAAAGAGAATATGCAAAATGGCCCATTGTGACTTTTGCGGTCTCTGCTGCAGCGATGCTGATGCTTGCCGTGATAATTCTGTTTGTGCCTGGTACGCCGGAGATAGTGGCATATGTCGGTGACTCGGTCGATACTAGTTGGCAGATAGGACATCCGGACCAAAACAACATGGATGCCATGCGTGAAGGTTCCTATTCTCTCGGTGATGGGCTCTTGGAAATGGATTTTCTGAATGGTGCTGAAGTAGTGGTCGAGGGCCCGGCCAGTTTTGAATTGTCAACGACGAGCCGTATGAAGCTTTCGGCTGGTAAGATGTACGCCCGCGTTGACGGCTCGATAAGTGAATTTGTCGTTGAAACCCCTGATGGTCTTGTCGTGGACAGAGGCACGGAGTTCGGCGTAAATGTTAATCCGGAAACGGCGACCACTGAAACGCACGTTTACAAAGGCCGTGTTGACCTTTTTGCTGACAAAAATGCCACCAGTTCAAAGATGCTCTCGCTAATGGGCGGACAAGCAGGAAAAGTATCTAAAGGAAGGTTGCAGACTGTATCGTTGAAGCGGGAGCATTTCAAGACCTTTGTTCCTTCAGAATATGAACGCTATGCCAGAAGTCTGAAGCCGGCAGTCTATTGGCGGTTCGAACCGGGAGCGGCACAGAGCCTTACCGATCTTCTTGACAGATCCAGGGTCAATATCAAATACAAGGGGACGATTGATCTCGTTAGCGGTCCATTCGGACCAGAGGTCCCGGAATGTGCTGCAGCAAAGCTGCATGGCGACGAAAGCTTAATATCAGTACCGGCAGCAGGCATTCGTTCCGGGCCAGACGAGCGATTGACCCAGACATCGTATTCATATTCGCTGTGGATCCGGGCTGACAAGCTGGCTCCCCAACTGATCCTATCCAGCACAAACCGTGCAAAAGTTAGATATCGACTGATCACAATAGACGAAGACGGCAAAATTGCTTACGTCTGGTACAAAACACGCAAAGACCCTGAACTTGCTTCGATAAGCAGTAAAGAGCCATTGAAGCCGACCAAATGGTATCATACGGTTATCACTGTAGATGGCAAGGGTTATGGGCAACTGTATATTAACGGCGAACTTCAATCACAGTTAAAAAGGCTCGATGCGCAGTATTTTGCTGCCAAATTCTATGGCAACTGGCAGCTCGGCTTTAACCCCAGACTTAGCGACGAGATGCCGCAGCTTCAGTCGTTCGATGGAGCGATCTCGGAGATCACCGAATATGATCGCATCCTTTCACCTGTCGAGATAAGCAAGCTGTATAAGGCCGGAATCGAAAGCATGAATTAG
- a CDS encoding sigma-70 family RNA polymerase sigma factor — MSQEYINDVNKQQMDRHDEFMRLYLPIQRTLYGYVTASLSGWDGVDDVVQDTLSHMWAHFDSFERGSNFAGWAITIARYRILEHVRKDKKEKNMFSEDALDSIAAASAECSSYEQCRRDALRGCLGKMGDDDRRLLRLRYSGSATIRGIADQLDRSVHTLYKTFRRLHIALFNCIERSLAQEDHK; from the coding sequence ATGTCACAAGAGTATATTAATGATGTCAATAAGCAGCAAATGGACAGGCACGATGAGTTCATGAGGCTGTATTTGCCGATCCAGAGAACTCTTTATGGGTATGTGACTGCCTCTCTGAGCGGCTGGGATGGAGTGGACGATGTCGTGCAGGACACGTTGTCGCATATGTGGGCTCATTTTGACAGTTTTGAACGGGGCAGCAATTTTGCCGGATGGGCCATAACGATCGCTCGTTACAGGATACTGGAACATGTTCGCAAGGACAAAAAGGAGAAAAATATGTTCAGTGAAGACGCCCTGGATTCGATAGCTGCCGCCTCTGCGGAATGCAGCAGCTACGAACAATGCAGGAGAGACGCTCTTCGCGGATGCCTGGGTAAAATGGGAGATGACGATCGACGTTTACTACGTCTTCGCTACTCAGGTTCCGCTACGATACGCGGCATTGCGGACCAGCTCGACCGAAGTGTACATACGCTATACAAAACGTTTCGCCGCTTACATATTGCACTTTTTAATTGCATAGAAAGATCACTCGCACAGGAAGATCATAAATGA
- the aroE gene encoding shikimate dehydrogenase: protein MTYITIPIAAKTADSAGQQITKAAHAGAEILELRLDSLPQLNAENVSRLVAFAKATELGVIATCRDNAEGGTGDWPQDVRTRMLCEAIQAGADYVDCELANYYDPAVREPIDKSLAGKPSCRLILSCHNFEGTFTDLTALYKEMADQGGRVIPKLAYTAKHINDCFPAIDLLRTKDRDAIVICMGEAGYITRVLAKRFGSYLTFACLDEQCSTAPGQVSIDELKNLYRWDSIGPNTRLFGVIGSPIAHSMSPPMFNAIFEHKNLDCLYLLLRVDGEMPEFAEFMDNITDRERVGLIDFGGFSVTLPHKAHAVDYAEEKGEYLEPLAATIGAVNTLKVGVNGRVSGFNTDYAGALDAITSTLGIERHGLHGKKVAVVGAGGVGRAVVAGLADVGAKIVIYNRTIQKAKDLAGEFHCKYAGLDELTDMDAEIIVNCTSIGMHPDVDSSPVPRECIKQGMVVFDTIYNPLETKILQYAREAGAKTVSGAEMFVRQAMKQFKIYFGEEPPEQIMRKAVSERLGGEF, encoded by the coding sequence ATGACATATATAACGATACCAATAGCGGCAAAGACGGCGGATTCGGCAGGTCAGCAGATAACCAAGGCGGCACACGCCGGAGCCGAAATCCTGGAACTCAGACTCGACAGCCTCCCGCAGCTCAACGCGGAAAATGTCTCTCGGCTCGTGGCCTTCGCCAAAGCAACCGAGCTCGGCGTCATAGCGACCTGCAGGGACAACGCCGAGGGCGGCACAGGCGACTGGCCGCAGGATGTCCGCACCCGAATGCTTTGCGAAGCGATCCAGGCCGGCGCCGATTATGTCGACTGCGAACTGGCCAACTACTACGATCCCGCTGTAAGAGAACCAATCGACAAATCTCTGGCAGGCAAACCAAGCTGCCGCCTGATATTATCATGCCACAACTTCGAGGGCACCTTCACAGATCTCACGGCCCTGTATAAGGAAATGGCCGACCAGGGCGGGCGAGTCATACCCAAGCTCGCATACACCGCCAAACATATAAACGACTGCTTCCCTGCTATCGACCTGCTGCGCACCAAGGACCGTGACGCCATCGTCATCTGCATGGGCGAGGCAGGATACATCACCCGAGTGCTCGCCAAACGCTTCGGCTCATACCTGACATTTGCATGCCTTGACGAACAGTGCTCCACCGCCCCCGGCCAGGTTAGCATCGACGAACTCAAAAACCTTTACAGATGGGACAGCATCGGACCCAATACCAGGCTCTTCGGCGTGATCGGTTCCCCGATCGCACACTCGATGAGCCCACCCATGTTCAACGCCATCTTCGAACACAAAAACCTGGACTGCCTGTACCTCCTGCTAAGAGTCGACGGCGAAATGCCCGAATTCGCAGAGTTCATGGATAATATTACCGACCGCGAAAGGGTCGGACTCATCGATTTCGGCGGATTCAGCGTCACTCTCCCCCACAAGGCCCACGCTGTAGACTACGCCGAAGAAAAGGGCGAATACCTCGAACCTCTCGCAGCTACCATCGGCGCAGTCAACACGCTCAAGGTCGGCGTCAACGGCCGAGTAAGCGGCTTCAACACCGATTACGCGGGCGCATTGGACGCCATAACAAGCACACTCGGCATCGAACGCCACGGGCTCCACGGCAAGAAGGTCGCAGTAGTCGGTGCCGGCGGCGTCGGCAGGGCGGTAGTCGCAGGCCTTGCGGATGTCGGTGCAAAGATCGTGATCTACAACCGCACAATTCAAAAGGCCAAAGACCTCGCAGGCGAGTTCCACTGTAAATACGCAGGCCTGGACGAGCTTACAGACATGGACGCCGAGATCATCGTCAACTGCACCAGCATCGGCATGCACCCCGACGTCGACAGCTCCCCTGTCCCTCGCGAATGCATCAAACAAGGCATGGTTGTTTTCGATACGATATACAATCCGCTCGAAACCAAAATTCTGCAATACGCCCGCGAAGCCGGCGCAAAAACTGTCAGCGGAGCCGAAATGTTCGTGCGGCAGGCCATGAAGCAGTTCAAAATATACTTCGGCGAAGAGCCCCCCGAGCAAATAATGCGCAAAGCCGTAAGCGAACGCCTAGGCGGGGAGTTTTAA